In a single window of the Raphanus sativus cultivar WK10039 chromosome 9, ASM80110v3, whole genome shotgun sequence genome:
- the LOC108825653 gene encoding tetraspanin-10 — MGMGTSTFVIRWVNLFTMLLALAVIIFGVWMSTHNDGCRRSLTFPVLALGGFIFLISIIGFLGACKRSVALLWIYLVVLLIVLIAILVFTVLAFIVTNNGSGHTNPGLRYKEYKLNDYSSWFLKQLNNTNHWKRLKSCLVKSEQCRKLSKKYKTIKQLKSAELTPIEAGCCRPPSECGYPAVNGSYYDLSFHSISSNKDCKLYKNSRTVKCYNCDSCKAGVAQYMKTEWRLVAMFNVVLFLILSIVYFVGCCARRNAASYRSKA, encoded by the exons ATGGGTATGGGCACAAGCACTTTCGTTATCAGATGGGTCAATCTTTTTACTATG CTATTGGCTTTGGCAGTGATAATATTTGGGGTGTGGATGAGTACACACAATGATGGATGCAGAAGGTCTCTTACTTTTCCTGTCCTAGCTCTCGGTGGTTTCATCTTCCTCAT atcCATAATCGGATTTCTTGGCGCCTGCAAGAGAAGCGTGGCGCTTCTTTGGATT TATCTTGTTGTGCTCCTGATCGTTTTGATCGCCATTCTTGTCTTTACAGTATTAGC GTTCATTGTTACAAACAACGGGTCAGGGCATACCAACCCTGGTTTAAG GTACAAGGAGTATAAGCTGAATGATTACAGCTCATGGTTTCTAAAACAG CTTAACAACACCAATCACTGGAAAAGACTCAAGAGCTGTCTTGTTAAATCCGAGCAATGCAGGAAGCTCTCAAAGAAATACAAG ACCATCAAACAGTTGAAATCTGCAGAGTTAACCCCGATAGAAGCTGGATGCTGTCGACCACCATCTGA GTGTGGTTATCCTGCGGTGAATGGTTCTTACTATGACTTGAGCTTTCATTCAATAAGTTCTAACAAAGATTGTAAGCTTTACAAGAATTCGAGGACCGTCAAGTGCTACAACTGTGATTCTTGCAA AGCTGGAGTAGCTCAGTACATGAAGACCGAGTGGAGACTTGTTGCAATGTTCAATGTTGTTCTGTTCCTTATCTTG TCAATTGTGTACTTTGTTGGGTGCTGCGCGAGAAGGAATGCTGCTAGTTACCGGTCAAAAGCTTAG
- the LOC108824053 gene encoding ribulose-phosphate 3-epimerase, cytoplasmic isoform, with translation MVVVSTKIAPSMLSSDFANLAAEAKRMVDLGADWLHMDIMDGHFVPNLTIGAPVIESLRKHTNAYLDCHLMVTNPMDYVEQMGKAGASGFTFHVEVAKENWQELVRKVKSAGMRPGVALKPGTPVEEVYPLVEGETPVEMVLVMTVEPGFGGQKFMPSMMDKVRALRQKYPTLDIEVDGGLGPSTIEAAAAAGANCIVAGSSVFGAPEPGEVISLLRTSVEKAQATT, from the exons ATGGTGGTGGTGTCGACAAAGATAGCTCCATCAATGCTGTCTTCGGACTTTGCAAATCTAGCGGCAGAGGCCAAGCGGATGGTTGATTTGGGCGCTGACTGGCTTCACATGGACATCATG GACGG GCATTTTGTCCCGAACCTAACCATTGGTGCTCCTGTCATCGAGAGTTTGAGAAAGCACACAAA TGCATATCTTGATTGCCACCTAATGGTGACGAACCCCATGGATTACGTGGAGCAGATGGGTAAAGCTGGGGCTTCTGGTTTCACATTCCACGTTGAGGTTGCCAAAG AGAATTGGCAAGAACTTGTGAGGAAGGTTAAGTCTGCAGGGATGAGGCCAGGTGTGGCTCTAAAGCCCGGAACACCTGTTGAGGAAGTCTATCCTCTG GTTGAAGGGGAAACTCCGGTGGAAATGGTTCTAGTGATGACAGTGGAGCCTGGATTTGGAGGCCAGAAGTTCATGCCCAGCATGATGGACAAG GTCCGGGCACTGAGGCAGAAGTATCCAACACTTGATATTGAGGTGGATGGAGGGTTAGGCCCATCGACTATAGAAGCAGCGGCTGCAGCAGGGGCCAACTGTATCGTTGCTGGAAGTTCAGTGTTTGGAGCTCCGGAGCCAGGGGAAGTCATTTCCCTTTTGCGGACCAGTGTCGAGAAAGCCCAAGCCACCACCTGA
- the LOC130499500 gene encoding remorin 1.4-like: protein MAQAEQTKNDSPLHQYENFVEIEKEKTLALINAWEENEKAKAQTKAYKELCSIETWENNVKTSLELDLKKMEENLEVEKDEYSKIFKKKIPEIEKIAEAKREKIEKQKEQKSINLKKMSEKLSATPNAYPPKTKTCGCL, encoded by the exons ATGGCACAAGCTGAACAAACCAAGAATGATTCTCCATTACATCAGT ATGAAAATTTTGTTGagatagagaaagagaagacTCTTGCGTTGATAAATGCATGGGAAGAGAACGAGAAGGCCAAAGCTCAAACCAA AGCGTACAAAGAACTTTGCTCCATTGAGACATGGGAAAACAACGTGAAGACATCTCTAGAGTTAGACTTGAAGAAAATGgag GAAAATTTAGAAGTGGAGAAAGatgaatattcaaaaatattcaagaaaaaaataccAGAAATTGAAAAAATTGCAGAAGcgaaaagagaaaaaattgaGAAACAAAAAGAGCAAAAATCTATCAACCTGAAAAAAATGAGTGAGAAGTTAAGTGCAACTCCAAACGCTTATCCACCCAAAACCAAAACCTGTGGATGTCTCTAG